The Pan troglodytes isolate AG18354 chromosome 1, NHGRI_mPanTro3-v2.0_pri, whole genome shotgun sequence genome includes a region encoding these proteins:
- the ZSCAN20 gene encoding zinc finger and SCAN domain-containing protein 20 isoform X5, with the protein MKVSGVHWGYEETKTFLAILSESPFSEKLRTCHQNRQVYRAIAEQLRARGFLRTLEQCRYRVKNLLRNYRKAKSSHPPGTCPFYEELEALVRARTAIRATDGPGEAVALPRLGDSDAEMDEQEEGGWEPEEMAEDCNGAGLVNDESTQGPRIAGAPALFQSRIAGVHWGYEETKAFLAILSESPFSEKLRTCHQNSQVYRAIAERLCALGFLRTLEQCRYRFKNLLRSYRKAKSSHPPGTCPFYEELDSLMRARAAVRAMGTVREAAGLPRCGQSSAETDAQEAWGEVANEDAVKPSTLCPKAPDMGFEMRHEDEDQISEQDIFEGLPGALSKCPTEAVCQPLDWGEDSENENEDEGQWGNPSQEQWQESSSEEDLEKLIDHQGLYLAEKPYKCDTCMKSFNRSSHFIAHQRIHTGEKPYKCLECGKNFSDRSNLNTHQRIHTGEKPYKCLECGKSFSDHSNLITHQRIHTGEKPYKCGECWKSFNQSSNLLKHQRIHLGGNPDQCSEPGGNFAQSPSFSAHWRNSTEETAPEQPQSISKDLNSPGPHSTNSGEKLYECSECGRSFSKSSALISHQRIHTGEKPYECAECGKSFSKSSTLANHQRTHTGEKPYKCVDCGKCFSERSKLITHQRVHTGEKPYKCLECGKFFRDRSNLITHQRIHTGEKPYKCRECGKCFNQSSSLIIHQRIHTGEKPYKCTECGKDFNNSSHFSAHRRTHAGGKAS; encoded by the exons ATGAAGGTGTCAGGTGTTCACTGGGGCTATGAGGAGACCAAGACTTTCCTGGCAATTTTGAGTGAATCTCCTTTCTCTGAAAAGCTCCGGACTTGTCACCAGAACCGCCAGGTATATCGGGCCATTGCAGAGCAGCTAAGGGCAAGGGGCTTCCTGCGGACACTGGAGCAATGTCGCTATAGGGTCAAAAACCTCCTACGGAATTACCGGAAAGCCAAGAGCAGCCACCCACCAGGTACCTGCCCCTTCTATGAGGAGCTGGAGGCCCTGGTCAGGGCTCGGACAGCCATCAGAGCCACAGATGGCCCAGGAGAGGCCGTGGCACTTCCCAGGCTCGGGGATAGTGACGCAGAGATGGATGAGCAGGAGGAAGGGGGCTGGGAGCCTGAAGAAATGGCAGAAGACTGTAACGGTGCTGGCCTGGTCAATGATGAGTCTACCCAGGGGCCCAGGATTGCAGGGGCCCCAGCTCTGTTCCAGAGTCGTATTG CAGGTGTGCACTGGGGCTATGAGGAGACCAAGGCCTTCCTGGCAATTCTCAGTGAGTCCCCATTCTCGGAAAAGCTTCGTACCTGTCACCAGAACAGCCAGGTGTACCGGGCCATTGCAGAGCGGCTGTGTGCTCTGGGCTTCCTGCGGACACTGGAGCAGTGTCGCTACAGATTCAAAAACCTCCTTCGAAGCTACCGGAAAGCCAAGAGCAGCCACCCACCAGGGACATGCCCTTTCTATGAGGAACTGGACTCGCTGATGAGGGCTCGGGCTGCAGTCAGGGCCATGGGGACTGTCCGGGAGGCTGCAGGTCTCCCTAGGTGTGGGCAGAGTAGTGCTGAGACTGATGCCCAGGAGGCCTGGGGTGAAGTGGCCAATGAAGATGCTGTCAAACCTTCAACCTTGTGTCCTAAAGCCCCAGACATGG GTTTTGAAATGAGGCATGAGGATGAAGACCAGATTTCAGAGCAGGACATTTTTGAGGGTTTGCCTGGAGCCTTATCAAAATGTCCTACAGAAGCTGTTTGCCAACCTCTTGACTGGGGAGAAgacagtgaaaatgaaaatgaagatgaaGGGCAGTGGGGAAATCCCTCACAGGAACAGTGGCAAGAAAGTTCTTCTGAAGAGGACTTAGAAAAACTTATTGACCATCAAGGCCTGTACCTTGCGGAGAAACCCTACAAGTGTGACACATGCATGAAGAGCTTCAATCGGAGCTCCCACTTCATTGCCCACCAGCGAATCCACACAGGTGAGAAGCCCTACAAATGCCTTGAATGTGGAAAAAACTTTAGTGACCGCTCTAACCTCAATACCCATCAGAGaatccacactggagagaagccctatAAATGCCTTGAATGTGGGAAAAGCTTTAGTGACCATTCTAATCTCATCACTCACCAGAGAATTCACACGGGGGAAAAGCCCTATAAATGTGGAGAATGTTGGAAAAGCTTCAACCAGAGCTCAAACCTTCTGAAACATCAGAGAATCCACTTGGGAGGAAATCCTGACCAGTGTAGTGAGCCTGGGGGAAACTTTGCCCAAAGCCCATCTTTTAGTGCTCACTGGAGGAATTCTACAGAAGAGACAGCTCCCGAACAACCTCAAAGTATCAGTAAGGACTTGAATTCTCCTGGACCACACAGCACAAACTCAGGGGAGAAACTTTATGAGTGTTCTGAATGTGGAAGAAGCTTCTCTAAGAGCTCTGCCCTCATTAGTCACCAAAGAATCCATACGGGAGAGAAACCATATGAATGTGCCGAATGTGGGAAAAGCTTCAGTAAGAGCTCCACCCTGGCCAACCACCAGCGCAcccacactggagagaagccgTATAAATGTGTGGACTGTGGGAAGTGCTTCAGTGAGCGCTCCAAGCTCATCACACACCAGAGAGTGCACACAGGAGAGAAGCCCTACAAATGCCTTGAGTGTGGAAAATTCTTCCGTGACCGTTCTAACCTCATTACTCACCAGAGGATTCATACGGGAGAGAAGCCGTATAAGTGCAGAGAGTGTGGGAAATGCTTTAACCAGAGCTCCAGTCTTATTATTCACCAGAGAATCCACACAGGGGAGAAACCCTACAAGTGCACAGAGTGTGGCAAAGACTTCAACAACAGTTCCCACTTCAGTGCTCACCGGAGAACCCATGCAGGAGGGAAGGCGTCGTAG